A region of the Chlamydia felis Fe/C-56 genome:
CCTATGGACTTCGGTCAAACTTATATCGATGACACTATTGACGATGAGGATTTTCCAGACATCTTTTAAATAATCGTTATCTTAAATTTTTCTATCTTTCCCACCCTTAGAGATTGGTCCGAAGAAAATCCCGGACCAATCTAAACCCATAAACATAAAGATCATAGACAGAAAACACACGAATGTTAAAAAACAAATACTCTTTAACAACTCGTCTGTTTTTATTTTCTTTAAGATTTTCCTTTACTCAATCTATTTTTTTCTTTTTGATGAATGCCTTCAAATAGGTTAAACTTTACCGTCGACTTTATTCTATGGATATTTTTCTCCCACTTCCAGGTAATGATTCTTCATTCCCGCAATAAAATTATTTTAGGTTTTTATGATTATTTCTCCCTTTAAAAAACAAACTGCTAGACGTTATACGCACTCAGTTAAAATTGGGAGTCTTTTTGTAGGCAGTGAACATTCAATAAAAATGCAATCTATGACAACAACACCGACCTCGGATGTTGATGCCACAGTTGCTCAGATTTGCTCCTTAGTAGAAGCTAAATGTGATATTGCTCGTGTTACTGTACAGGGAGTTAAGGAAGCTCAGGCATGTGAGCATATAAAAGAACGCCTGCTAACTATGGGTCTTGATATTCCTCTTGTTGCGGATATCCATTTCTTTCCTCAAGCAGCGATGCACGTTGCAGATTTCGTAGATAAAGTACGTATCAATCCTGGGAACTTTGTTGACAAGCGCAATATGTTCTCAGGAAAAACTTATACGGATAAAAACTATGCTGATAGTCTTCTTCGATTAGAAGAAAAATTCTCTCCTCTTGTAGAAAAGTGCAAACGTCTAGGAAAAGCGATGAGAATCGGCGTGAATCATGGTTCTCTTTCTGAACGCATTATGCAACGTTATGGAGACACCATTGAGGGCATGGTAGTTTCTGCTCTTGAGTATATCAAAGTATGTGAAAATCTTGGCTATCGCGATGTTGTTTTTTCGATGAAATCGAGTAATCCCAAGGTTATGGTTGCAGCTTATCGCCAACTTGCAAAAGATCTTGATGCTCGGGGCTGGCATTATCCCCTACACCTAGGTGTTACAGAAGCTGGAATGGGAATGGATGGGATTATCAAATCTGCTGTGGGTATTGGCACGCTGCTTACAGAAGGTTTAGGAGACACTATTCGTTGTTCGTTAACAGGGTGTCCTACTGAAGAAATCCCTGTTTGTGAAAGTTTGTTAAAGCACACAACAATATATCTTAATCTTCCTAAACAGGAAAATCCCTTTGCTTTAGAAAACTCGGAAAGTTTTGTCAATGCTTCTAAGAAAATTACAAAAACAACCCCATGGGGATCTGTTTATGGAGTATTTATCAAGCTACACGAGCATCATATTTTAAACACGACCGCGGAAAGGCTTCTTGAACAACTTGGTATAAACCCTACTAACGGGAAAAAAGATGCCACTGCACCCGAAGGCGTAGTTATTCCCAAAAGTTTTTTGGGAACCTCTATTATTGAGAAGTTACAAAAGCACATGAGCGTTTTCCATCACCACGAAGTTCCCTGCCTGTATGACTATAATGAAGAAATCTGGAATAACGAGCAGGTTTTAAGCGCTCCCTTTGTACACTGTCACGCAACACCTCCGTTTATTCACAGCGTAAGATCTTTCTTTTCTAAAAGACAGTGTGAAGATCAGCCTGTGAAATTGGTATTTTCAAAAGATCTCGATGACGAATATGAAGCGACAGTATCTATAGCTACAGAATTTGGAGCTCTACTTCTTGATGGTTTAGGAGAGGGTGTAATTTTAGACCTTCCCAATATTCCTCTACCCACTGTTCGAGAAATAGCCTTTGGCACTTTACAAAGTGCTGGCGTGCGTTTAGTGAAAACAGAGTACATCTCATGTCCGGGATGTGGAAGAACTCTCTTCGATCTTCCCGAAGTAACAACACGAATTCGCAACAAAACAAAACATCTTGTAGGATTAAAAATCGCTGTTATGGGATGTATAGTTAATGGTCCTGGAGAAATGGCAGATGCTGATTTTGGATTCGTTGGATCTAAAACAGGAATGATTGATCTCTATGTAAAGCATACGTGTGTAAAAGCACATATTCCCATGGAAGATGCCGAAGAAGAACTCTTTCGTCTTTTGCAAGAACATGGTGTATGGAAAGATCCCGAATAATACGTTTTAGCTATGACACAACCTATTTCTGACTATAGTTTAAATAAACTGACTTTCCCCGAACTCTCTGGCTTACCCTTACGGCATGGATTGTTTCCTAAACAAAAAGATGCTGAAGGTTATGTCTATGTTCCTAAAAATGAGCAAATTCGCAAAGATCTAGGTGCTGAGAGTTTTTGTGATCTTCATCAGGTACACAGCACAAGTTTACGTCACGCCACATATACAACCCCTACAGGATGTCCTGCAGACGGGTTATATACCAGTGATCCTATGCTTTCCCTACATATTCGCCATTCTGATTGCCAGCCAGCGATCTTCTATGATCCGGAAAAACACATTGTTGCTAATGTACACAGTGGGTGGCGAGGACTTGTTGGGAATATCTATGCAGTAACGGTGTCCACATTAAAACGTGTGTATAATTCCCGTCCTCAGGATTTGATCGTTGTTATAGGACCTTCTCTAGGCCCCGACTACGCCATTTATCCTGATTATAGAGAACTATTTCCCCCCAGCTTTTTTAACTTTATGCCAAAGGAAAATCATTTAGATTTTCGTGCTATCGCAAGAAAGCAACTGCGAGATCTTGGAATTTCTGATTCTAAAATTACTATTTCTGAAAGATGTACGTATACCGAACATGAGATTTTTTTCTCTTCTCGCTACCGCAATTCCCATCCAGAACCTAATGTGATAGACACTCCAATAAAAAAGAACAACGTTACTGCCGTTCTTCTTCTTCCTAGAGAATGATTTTAAAAATCGATAAGAGTTTCAGGCTGCTCTATTGCATCTTTGATTTTAATAAGAAACCCTACAGCTTCCTTACCATCAATAATGCGATGATCATAGCTAAAAGCTACATACATCATATCTGCAATGGCAATTGTATTATCAATAACTACTGGGCGCTTTTCTATTTTATGCATCCCTAATATCCCTACTTGCGGAGGATTAATAATAGGCGTGGAAAGTAGAGAACCATAGACACCCCCATTAGTAATAGTAAAACTTCCGCCTTCTAGTTCAGGAACAGAAATCAGTCCATCACGAGCTCTACTTGCTAAATCAGCAAGTCTCATCTCAATGTCTCCGCTAGAGAGTTTATCGCATTCACGAATTACTGGAACAACAAGACCACGTTCAGTCCCTACAGCAATAGAAATATCGTAATACTGACGATAGACAATTTCATCTCCATCAATGTATGCGTTTACACGAGGATATGATTTTAATCCTTCAATAACAGCTTTTACAAAGAATGACATCAATCCTAGTTTCACGTTATAGCGAGAGAAAAAGGCTTCTTGTCTTTCCTTGCGGAGTTGCATAAGAGGCGTCATATGAATCTCGTTGAATGTTGTTAACATTGCCGATTCATGAAGAGCAGTAACTAAACGACGAGAAATCGTTTTGCGTATTGACGACATACGCTCACGAACTTCATTCTTAGATCCTGAAGATTGTGGGACATTTTGGATTTTATCCCGTAAAGGAACAAAGGTCTTCCCTTCTGCGGGGGGCTCATGAGCTTTAGATCTCGGGAAACAGATAATTTCCGCATCTACAGTCGCGTCTTTAGGAGATTCTTCCATAGAGCCTACGGAACTAGATTCATGAGCATCAGAAATTTGAGCAACGACACCACCAACAGAAACAACATCTCCTTCAGCAACAGACCAAATGATCCTTCCGGATACGGGGGCATAGATAAGCTGATTTACCTTCTCGCTTTCTATTTCCATAATGCCCTGATTCTCCTGAACCAAACTTTCTGAAGCCACTAACAGAGAAGCTATCGTCACTTCACTTATTGATTCAGCGACATTTGGAATGCGTACTTCTGTAATCATATATTACCTAAAGAAAACAAAGTTTCCATTAACGTTAAAAATTCTTGTTGGCTGAGGCGTGCGGATCCTGTAGCTGTAGAACTACTTCTCGGTCTGCTAATACACTGAAGCTTTTTAGGAAAAATCTCTTCTGTCGCCATGAATATATAGTCGTAAGCACCCATATTCCGAGGCTCTTCTTGAAGCCATACGTAATGTTCGACTTTAGAATATTTACCAATTAAGCAAAGTAAATCTTCAAGATACAATGGGTACAGACTTTCAATACGCAAACAAGCAAAGTCTTTATTACGCTCTTTAGGTAAGGCCCCTTTAAAATCGTAGTAAACTTTTCCAGAACACAACACTAAAATTTTGGCATCATAATTAGGATCCGCGTCTTCAAGAATAGGGCGAAACCCTCCAGGCACAGTAAACTCGTCTATAAAGCTTGTACATTCAGGATGACGCAGAAGTAATTTTGGAGAGAAGACTACCAAAGGCAGGGATAGATCTCTCTTAGTATGCTCGCGAAGTATACGGAAATATTGTACGGGTGTAGAAGGAATCACTACTTGAAAATTCCAATTTGCAGCTAGCTG
Encoded here:
- the pgeF gene encoding peptidoglycan editing factor PgeF, translating into MTQPISDYSLNKLTFPELSGLPLRHGLFPKQKDAEGYVYVPKNEQIRKDLGAESFCDLHQVHSTSLRHATYTTPTGCPADGLYTSDPMLSLHIRHSDCQPAIFYDPEKHIVANVHSGWRGLVGNIYAVTVSTLKRVYNSRPQDLIVVIGPSLGPDYAIYPDYRELFPPSFFNFMPKENHLDFRAIARKQLRDLGISDSKITISERCTYTEHEIFFSSRYRNSHPEPNVIDTPIKKNNVTAVLLLPRE
- a CDS encoding 4-hydroxy-3-methylbut-2-en-1-yl diphosphate synthase, encoding MIISPFKKQTARRYTHSVKIGSLFVGSEHSIKMQSMTTTPTSDVDATVAQICSLVEAKCDIARVTVQGVKEAQACEHIKERLLTMGLDIPLVADIHFFPQAAMHVADFVDKVRINPGNFVDKRNMFSGKTYTDKNYADSLLRLEEKFSPLVEKCKRLGKAMRIGVNHGSLSERIMQRYGDTIEGMVVSALEYIKVCENLGYRDVVFSMKSSNPKVMVAAYRQLAKDLDARGWHYPLHLGVTEAGMGMDGIIKSAVGIGTLLTEGLGDTIRCSLTGCPTEEIPVCESLLKHTTIYLNLPKQENPFALENSESFVNASKKITKTTPWGSVYGVFIKLHEHHILNTTAERLLEQLGINPTNGKKDATAPEGVVIPKSFLGTSIIEKLQKHMSVFHHHEVPCLYDYNEEIWNNEQVLSAPFVHCHATPPFIHSVRSFFSKRQCEDQPVKLVFSKDLDDEYEATVSIATEFGALLLDGLGEGVILDLPNIPLPTVREIAFGTLQSAGVRLVKTEYISCPGCGRTLFDLPEVTTRIRNKTKHLVGLKIAVMGCIVNGPGEMADADFGFVGSKTGMIDLYVKHTCVKAHIPMEDAEEELFRLLQEHGVWKDPE
- the sucB gene encoding dihydrolipoyllysine-residue succinyltransferase, which gives rise to MITEVRIPNVAESISEVTIASLLVASESLVQENQGIMEIESEKVNQLIYAPVSGRIIWSVAEGDVVSVGGVVAQISDAHESSSVGSMEESPKDATVDAEIICFPRSKAHEPPAEGKTFVPLRDKIQNVPQSSGSKNEVRERMSSIRKTISRRLVTALHESAMLTTFNEIHMTPLMQLRKERQEAFFSRYNVKLGLMSFFVKAVIEGLKSYPRVNAYIDGDEIVYRQYYDISIAVGTERGLVVPVIRECDKLSSGDIEMRLADLASRARDGLISVPELEGGSFTITNGGVYGSLLSTPIINPPQVGILGMHKIEKRPVVIDNTIAIADMMYVAFSYDHRIIDGKEAVGFLIKIKDAIEQPETLIDF